One region of Candidatus Electrothrix rattekaaiensis genomic DNA includes:
- a CDS encoding amino acid ABC transporter permease yields MSKSEAIARWWNQGRNRALLFQVLLILGTVLFFFLIGANALGNLEQQGITSGFAFLSQKAGFGIIQTLVSYNESSTYARTFLVGLLNTILISVLGIICATVLGFLVGVARLSSNWLIAKLAAIYIEIFRNLPLLLQVFFWYFAVLRALPLPRNSLHIGNWFFLNIRGIYIPRPLPEQGFALLGMIFLMSIAGVCALKIYARKYQEKTGTELPILSASLAIFIIPSAITWFATGRPLYWELPSLQGLNFKGGMVVIPELAALLLALTVYTSSLIAEIVRSGILSVSHAQTEAARSLGLPQRKILRLVVIPQAMRVMIPQMTSQYLNLVKNSSLATAIGYPDLVSVFAGTSLNQTGQAIEIIAMTMAVYLTINLTISWLMNQYNARVLLQEQ; encoded by the coding sequence ATGAGCAAATCGGAAGCCATAGCCCGATGGTGGAATCAGGGCCGGAATAGGGCCTTGCTTTTTCAGGTTCTCCTGATACTGGGCACTGTTTTGTTTTTTTTTCTGATCGGAGCAAATGCCCTCGGCAATCTGGAGCAGCAGGGCATAACCAGCGGCTTTGCCTTTCTTTCTCAAAAGGCCGGGTTCGGGATCATCCAGACTTTGGTTTCTTATAACGAGTCCAGCACCTATGCTCGAACCTTTCTGGTAGGCCTGCTCAATACCATCCTGATTTCTGTTTTAGGAATTATCTGTGCAACCGTCCTTGGTTTTCTGGTGGGAGTTGCGAGGTTATCCTCTAACTGGCTGATTGCCAAATTAGCTGCGATCTATATTGAAATTTTTCGAAACCTCCCCCTGCTCCTCCAAGTTTTTTTCTGGTATTTTGCTGTTCTTCGCGCCCTTCCTTTGCCCCGCAACAGCCTGCATATAGGGAACTGGTTCTTTTTGAATATTCGAGGAATTTATATCCCACGGCCCCTTCCTGAGCAGGGGTTTGCTCTGTTGGGCATGATTTTTTTGATGAGTATCGCTGGGGTTTGTGCGCTGAAAATATATGCACGAAAATATCAGGAAAAAACAGGAACAGAGTTGCCGATCTTGTCCGCTTCCTTGGCAATCTTCATCATTCCGTCCGCCATTACGTGGTTTGCTACCGGTCGACCTTTGTATTGGGAACTTCCATCTCTGCAAGGACTTAATTTTAAAGGAGGAATGGTTGTTATCCCAGAGCTTGCCGCTCTTCTCCTTGCCCTGACCGTGTATACGTCCAGCCTTATTGCTGAGATTGTTCGTTCCGGTATCCTGTCAGTCAGCCATGCCCAGACTGAAGCGGCCCGATCCTTGGGTTTACCGCAAAGGAAGATTCTGCGACTGGTTGTTATTCCACAGGCTATGCGAGTTATGATCCCGCAAATGACCAGCCAGTATCTCAATTTGGTCAAAAATTCTTCACTGGCCACAGCAATCGGTTATCCAGACTTGGTCTCGGTTTTTGCCGGGACGAGCTTAAACCAGACCGGGCAGGCCATTGAGATCATTGCCATGACCATGGCGGTCTATCTGACTATTAATCTTACTATCTCTTGGTTGATGAACCAGTATAATGCGCGAGTTTTATTGCAGGAGCAGTAA
- a CDS encoding amino acid ABC transporter permease, with product MTRAHISHPDLPPPLISVGVVGWLRRNLFSTPLNTLLTLGAFYVLYRLLPPMVNWALLDADWAGTGREACSGEGACWVFVRLRFIHFMVGFYPESELWRPVAAFGLAGFLLLYLLLNHLPYKGWVAGFTIFGFPFIAFFLFYGGLFGLPVVETHQWGGLMLTLILSTVGMLFALPLGTLLALGRRSSMSVARALSVVFIELWRGVPLITVLFMSSVLLPLFMPDGIRLDKLLRALIGISLFQSAYMAEVIRSGLQAVPKGQYEAADALGLSYWKAMLLIILPQALKTVIPGIVNTFIELFKDTTLVLIIGLFDLLATVQGSFTDSKWLGFTTEGYIFAGLIYWMFCFSMSRYSHHLEKKLHTGH from the coding sequence ATGACAAGAGCGCATATTTCGCATCCTGATTTACCTCCACCGTTGATCAGCGTGGGTGTTGTGGGCTGGTTGCGGCGGAATCTGTTTTCAACACCGTTGAACACGCTGCTCACTCTGGGGGCCTTTTATGTGCTGTATCGCCTTTTGCCGCCTATGGTCAACTGGGCACTGCTTGATGCTGATTGGGCTGGAACTGGTCGGGAGGCCTGCTCCGGTGAGGGGGCTTGCTGGGTCTTTGTTCGGCTGCGTTTCATTCATTTTATGGTCGGGTTCTATCCGGAAAGCGAATTATGGCGCCCTGTTGCAGCCTTTGGGCTGGCTGGGTTTCTTCTTCTGTACCTCCTGCTGAACCATCTGCCGTATAAGGGCTGGGTTGCAGGATTCACCATTTTTGGTTTTCCTTTTATCGCCTTTTTCCTCTTTTACGGTGGCCTGTTTGGATTGCCTGTGGTGGAGACGCATCAATGGGGCGGGCTGATGCTTACCCTGATTCTCTCAACAGTGGGAATGCTTTTTGCCCTCCCTCTTGGTACGTTGCTGGCATTAGGTCGACGCTCTTCTATGTCTGTGGCAAGGGCCCTGAGTGTGGTGTTTATTGAGCTCTGGCGTGGTGTTCCACTGATCACAGTCCTCTTCATGTCTTCGGTGCTGCTTCCTTTGTTCATGCCGGACGGGATTCGGCTGGATAAACTGTTACGCGCCTTGATAGGTATATCCCTGTTTCAGTCCGCCTATATGGCGGAGGTTATCCGCAGCGGGCTCCAAGCTGTTCCCAAGGGGCAATATGAGGCCGCAGATGCCTTGGGCCTGTCCTATTGGAAGGCCATGTTATTGATCATTCTTCCCCAGGCCTTGAAGACAGTCATTCCAGGCATAGTGAATACCTTTATTGAGCTTTTTAAAGACACCACCCTTGTACTTATCATCGGCCTTTTTGATCTTTTAGCCACGGTCCAGGGCTCCTTTACGGACAGCAAATGGCTGGGATTCACCACAGAAGGCTATATCTTTGCCGGGCTGATCTATTGGATGTTCTGTTTCTCTATGTCCAGATACAGCCACCATCTGGAAAAGAAACTGCATACCGGGCACTAA
- a CDS encoding amino acid ABC transporter ATP-binding protein: MGNTSAQQAGQGSGIALALDGVHKWYGTFHVLKNINLTVQRGERIIICGPSGCGKSTLIRCINRLEKHQQGMIQVDGIELDDDIKHIEQVRRNIGMVFQQFNLFPHLTVLENCCLALIWVLKKPRKEAETIALDYLERVRVVDQAFKYPGHLSGGQQQRVAIARSLCMNPSIMLFDEPTSALDPEMIKEVLDVMVDLAREGMTMLCVTHEMGFARTVADRVLFMDSGEIIEENNPENFFSNPQSERTKLFLGQIL; the protein is encoded by the coding sequence ATGGGAAATACATCCGCACAACAGGCAGGTCAAGGGAGCGGCATTGCTCTTGCACTCGATGGAGTTCATAAGTGGTACGGTACCTTTCATGTCCTTAAGAATATTAACCTGACGGTTCAACGGGGTGAGCGGATTATTATCTGCGGTCCCTCCGGTTGTGGAAAATCAACCCTTATCCGCTGTATAAACAGGCTGGAAAAACATCAGCAGGGGATGATACAGGTGGACGGGATTGAGCTTGATGATGATATCAAGCATATTGAGCAGGTGCGCCGTAATATAGGTATGGTCTTTCAACAGTTTAATCTGTTTCCGCATCTAACTGTGCTGGAGAATTGCTGCCTAGCCCTCATTTGGGTTCTCAAGAAGCCCCGCAAAGAAGCTGAGACCATTGCTTTGGATTATCTGGAACGTGTCAGGGTGGTTGATCAGGCCTTTAAATATCCTGGGCACTTATCCGGTGGTCAGCAGCAGCGGGTGGCTATTGCTCGTTCTCTGTGCATGAATCCCAGTATTATGCTCTTTGATGAACCAACCTCGGCCCTTGATCCGGAGATGATCAAGGAGGTGCTTGATGTTATGGTGGATTTGGCACGCGAAGGCATGACCATGCTCTGCGTCACCCACGAGATGGGGTTTGCTCGAACGGTTGCCGATAGGGTTCTTTTTATGGATTCCGGTGAGATTATCGAGGAAAACAATCCTGAAAACTTTTTCTCCAATCCGCAGTCAGAGCGGACCAAGCTATTTTTGGGGCAGATTTTATAG
- a CDS encoding DUF262 domain-containing HNH endonuclease family protein produces the protein MKELMLMEPTNLTFQELFSNGMRYAVPRFQRDYAWGLEQWEDLWSDLSTLPDEHYHYMGYIVLQRKEQYHFEVIDGQQRLVTATLIILAAMKQIQDLIDAEQDPKNNKERLDELRSRFIGSKDIVSLKVSSKLSLNRNNKRFYRSVCSQLAAPNVRGLTVTNKLVKKCFDFFYKQKIGVAGHEIAAFVEQVTSGLMFTRIVVQDNLNAYKVFETLNARGVQLSTPDLLKNYLFSVITGKDDVPDEQLDELDEDWSAIVDQLGENTFTDFTRYHHNFQKRLVTKKGLFKSIRELADTPESSYSYVRSLAEFSPVYASLLSPYDEWWALQGGEYRPARHYLEGLKLFNIKQPFTILMAAFKAFSPDEFIKLLRYLYVLSIRYNVICRHSPNEQERSYNRIAMRVFHKEYTQASHVKNSEEFRTLYPEDSSFKNAFEFYKMPSRRSSKKIRFLLAEIERFLGHQVDYTKTSLEHVCPYNPDQGWYDHFGQGANEIADRLGNMVLLTKDDLKRSTFFQKKEAYLLSPFRLACKVAEYEEWNLKNVNLFQEWLACQAALAWRVG, from the coding sequence ATGAAAGAATTGATGTTGATGGAGCCGACAAACCTCACCTTTCAAGAGTTGTTCAGTAACGGGATGCGGTATGCTGTCCCTCGATTTCAACGTGATTATGCCTGGGGTTTGGAGCAGTGGGAGGATTTATGGTCCGATCTCAGTACCTTGCCTGATGAACATTACCATTATATGGGGTATATTGTTCTTCAGAGGAAAGAGCAGTATCATTTCGAGGTCATTGATGGACAGCAGCGACTGGTAACGGCAACCCTGATTATCCTGGCGGCAATGAAACAGATTCAGGACTTGATTGATGCCGAACAGGATCCCAAAAATAATAAAGAACGACTTGATGAATTACGCAGCAGGTTTATCGGTTCCAAAGATATTGTTTCCTTAAAGGTGAGCAGTAAGCTTTCCTTGAATCGTAATAATAAACGTTTCTATCGCTCAGTTTGTTCTCAACTGGCAGCCCCTAATGTTCGCGGTCTTACCGTCACCAATAAGCTGGTAAAAAAATGTTTTGACTTCTTCTATAAACAAAAAATAGGAGTGGCAGGGCATGAAATCGCCGCCTTTGTTGAACAGGTCACCTCCGGCCTGATGTTCACCCGAATTGTTGTACAAGATAACCTGAACGCCTATAAGGTTTTTGAAACATTGAATGCTCGGGGTGTCCAGTTGTCCACCCCTGACCTGTTAAAGAATTATCTTTTTTCCGTGATTACTGGCAAGGATGACGTGCCGGATGAGCAGTTAGATGAACTGGATGAGGACTGGTCCGCTATTGTGGATCAGCTAGGAGAAAATACGTTTACCGACTTCACCCGTTATCATCATAATTTTCAAAAAAGGCTTGTCACGAAAAAAGGGTTGTTTAAATCCATCAGAGAATTGGCTGACACACCGGAGAGTTCGTATTCCTACGTACGATCATTAGCCGAATTCTCCCCTGTATACGCTTCGTTACTCAGCCCCTATGACGAGTGGTGGGCATTGCAGGGTGGTGAGTATCGACCGGCACGCCATTACCTGGAAGGACTAAAACTGTTTAACATTAAACAGCCTTTCACCATTCTGATGGCGGCCTTTAAGGCCTTTTCCCCTGATGAGTTCATTAAGCTGCTCCGTTATCTCTATGTCCTTTCCATTCGCTATAACGTCATTTGTCGCCATTCGCCCAATGAGCAGGAACGGAGTTATAATCGAATCGCGATGCGGGTGTTTCATAAGGAATACACGCAGGCAAGTCATGTGAAAAACTCTGAGGAATTCAGAACCTTGTATCCAGAAGACAGCAGTTTTAAAAACGCTTTTGAGTTTTATAAGATGCCCAGCAGAAGATCTTCAAAAAAGATTAGGTTTCTGCTGGCGGAGATTGAGCGATTTCTGGGGCATCAAGTTGATTACACGAAGACAAGTCTTGAGCATGTCTGTCCGTATAATCCTGATCAAGGTTGGTATGACCATTTTGGTCAAGGGGCCAATGAGATAGCTGATCGTCTCGGTAATATGGTTCTTTTGACAAAAGATGATCTGAAAAGGAGCACCTTTTTCCAGAAGAAGGAAGCATACCTTCTCTCTCCATTTCGCTTGGCGTGTAAGGTTGCGGAGTATGAGGAGTGGAATCTGAAAAATGTGAATTTGTTCCAGGAATGGCTTGCCTGTCAGGCGGCTTTGGCTTGGAGGGTGGGTTAG
- a CDS encoding 16S rRNA (uracil(1498)-N(3))-methyltransferase, with amino-acid sequence MRRFFYDPSIQETEEQILILGPEAHHIRNVLRMQVGDCGELFDGKGAVVSGEIARISSKEVVFQVLSRTDASDSGVPLTLAQAVLKGKKMDLLVQKATELGVYTFVPVLTRYCENPGRAGKQAAKQLERWQRIMLEACKQCRRPIPMQICPPTELQELSFPVGGHKVMPWENEANTPFSALELDNGQPVLVLIGPEGGFHSSEVAYAEEVGFRTISLGPRILRAETAALAAVVLAQQAAGNFAAFPVR; translated from the coding sequence ATGCGACGCTTTTTTTATGATCCGAGTATCCAGGAGACTGAAGAGCAGATCCTGATTCTCGGCCCGGAGGCCCATCATATCAGAAATGTTCTGCGGATGCAGGTAGGTGACTGCGGCGAACTTTTTGACGGGAAAGGTGCTGTTGTGTCCGGTGAGATTGCTCGGATCAGCTCGAAAGAGGTGGTCTTTCAGGTACTCTCCCGGACGGATGCATCCGATTCCGGCGTTCCTCTGACCCTAGCTCAGGCCGTACTCAAAGGGAAAAAGATGGACCTGTTGGTCCAAAAGGCCACTGAACTCGGGGTTTATACCTTTGTTCCTGTACTTACTCGCTATTGCGAAAATCCGGGTCGGGCTGGGAAGCAGGCCGCGAAGCAGCTCGAACGCTGGCAGCGGATCATGCTGGAGGCCTGCAAGCAGTGCCGCAGGCCCATTCCTATGCAGATTTGTCCCCCTACAGAGCTACAAGAGCTTTCTTTTCCGGTGGGGGGACATAAGGTTATGCCTTGGGAAAATGAGGCAAATACCCCCTTTTCCGCTCTTGAGCTGGACAACGGACAGCCCGTGCTTGTGCTGATCGGGCCGGAGGGCGGTTTTCATTCTTCTGAGGTTGCCTATGCGGAGGAGGTCGGATTCAGGACGATCTCGCTTGGGCCGCGTATCCTGCGGGCTGAGACCGCTGCCTTGGCTGCTGTGGTGTTGGCTCAGCAGGCTGCGGGGAATTTTGCGGCCTTTCCGGTCAGGTGA
- a CDS encoding DNA methyltransferase has protein sequence MENYLTISQAAKKIGVSSETLRRWDKTGKFPSQRHPINNYRVYNEEQIEFVLNELENQYITDYANSLQYQITPFFKTGLGQLYNEDAITFLKTIETSSVQLIFADPPYNIKKAEWDTFESQKEYVDWSMKWIREANRVLAPNGSLYICGFSEILADLKWAASSLFKGCKWLVWYYRNKANLANDWGRSHESLLHFRKSNKIIFNVDEVRLPYNAHTLKYPRHPQAKSSQYGNGKKYVWTPHPKGAKPKDVFEIPTLTNNSWEREKHPTQKPIELVKKCVLASSNPDDLVVDPFGGSGTTYAVAEAFQRKWLGTETQKEYCYTIKKRLQNKCHLKRIADNGEEAEAVERRRKLRGE, from the coding sequence ATGGAAAATTATCTCACTATCAGTCAAGCTGCCAAAAAAATCGGGGTAAGTTCAGAAACTTTAAGAAGATGGGACAAAACCGGCAAGTTCCCTTCTCAACGACACCCGATTAATAATTATCGCGTCTACAATGAAGAACAGATTGAATTTGTACTCAACGAGTTAGAAAATCAATATATAACTGACTATGCAAATTCTTTGCAATATCAAATAACGCCTTTTTTCAAGACGGGTTTAGGTCAGCTATACAATGAAGATGCAATAACTTTCCTTAAAACCATCGAAACCTCGTCCGTTCAACTGATTTTTGCCGATCCACCTTATAATATAAAAAAGGCAGAGTGGGATACGTTTGAGTCACAAAAGGAATATGTTGACTGGAGCATGAAATGGATAAGAGAAGCAAATCGTGTTCTCGCGCCAAATGGAAGTTTATATATATGTGGGTTTTCGGAAATATTAGCTGACTTAAAATGGGCTGCCAGCAGCCTTTTTAAGGGGTGTAAGTGGCTCGTTTGGTACTACCGAAACAAAGCCAACCTTGCAAATGACTGGGGGCGTTCTCACGAGAGCTTATTACACTTTCGGAAAAGCAACAAGATCATTTTCAATGTTGATGAAGTGCGCCTTCCTTATAATGCCCATACCTTAAAATATCCACGCCACCCGCAAGCAAAAAGCTCACAATATGGCAATGGAAAAAAATATGTCTGGACGCCACATCCCAAGGGGGCAAAGCCAAAAGATGTCTTTGAGATACCTACTCTAACAAATAACTCATGGGAGAGAGAAAAACACCCGACTCAAAAGCCCATAGAGCTGGTAAAAAAATGTGTGCTCGCCTCTTCAAACCCTGACGACTTGGTGGTAGATCCTTTTGGTGGTTCTGGAACCACTTATGCTGTAGCCGAAGCGTTCCAACGGAAATGGCTTGGGACTGAGACGCAAAAAGAATATTGCTATACGATCAAAAAAAGACTCCAAAATAAGTGTCATCTTAAAAGAATTGCCGATAACGGGGAAGAAGCAGAGGCTGTTGAGCGTCGCAGAAAATTAAGAGGAGAGTAA
- a CDS encoding BsuBI/PstI family type II restriction endonuclease, with the protein MYKQSLIEPNEDIVKLALGRHNQLHADIVHEFCSRFVGSGGRLLYIGDTASSRNEGGKLMFLESDYLESLGVPPLSHDKLPDVIVYDKDREWLFLIEAVTSHGPISPRRWIELEQSFKDCKVGLVYVTAFPDRAEFRKNAADIAWETEVWIAENPDHMIHFNGGRFLGPYGKNS; encoded by the coding sequence TTGTACAAACAATCGCTCATTGAGCCGAACGAAGATATTGTGAAGCTTGCACTGGGAAGACATAATCAACTTCACGCAGATATAGTTCATGAATTCTGTTCGCGCTTTGTTGGTTCCGGTGGCAGGCTTTTATATATAGGTGATACAGCAAGCAGCCGCAACGAAGGCGGAAAATTGATGTTTTTAGAATCTGATTACCTGGAGTCGTTAGGTGTTCCACCTCTATCCCATGACAAGTTGCCTGATGTAATTGTGTATGACAAAGATCGGGAATGGTTGTTTTTGATCGAAGCCGTCACAAGTCATGGGCCTATTTCACCCAGGCGTTGGATTGAGCTTGAACAATCCTTTAAAGACTGTAAGGTCGGTCTTGTTTATGTAACGGCCTTTCCTGATCGTGCAGAATTCCGCAAGAACGCGGCTGACATTGCATGGGAAACTGAAGTTTGGATTGCCGAGAATCCAGACCATATGATTCATTTTAACGGTGGTCGGTTTTTAGGGCCTTATGGAAAGAATAGTTGA